From the genome of Scytonema hofmannii PCC 7110, one region includes:
- a CDS encoding class I SAM-dependent methyltransferase, giving the protein MAVRQDTIWERFLSPVVRLLIDEQGLQRYAESVDWEKESDRYRRADVTVPTYYSSQNFHGIKQGYLNPGAAVSYDPITQYVLPPNETIVRQALIDTIQVQPRRILDLGCGTGSTTLMLKQAFPQAEVIGLDLSPYMLVRASHKAQNAGLEISWRHGNAEKTSFPDASFDLVTASLLFHETPTVVSQAILREAFRLLVSGGQVLILDGNQKTIRQLDWLNNVFEEPYIEEYATGSVDAWMGAAGFGSVQTRDVWWINQVTSGVKPILSRDTSIQRNAMRYTPTQGDTTVDNGELQGFPSPAFNILP; this is encoded by the coding sequence ATGGCAGTTCGTCAAGATACTATCTGGGAACGCTTTTTATCCCCTGTGGTGCGTCTTCTAATTGATGAACAGGGGTTGCAGCGATATGCAGAAAGTGTTGATTGGGAAAAAGAAAGCGATCGCTACCGACGTGCTGATGTGACAGTTCCCACATACTACAGTAGTCAAAACTTTCATGGAATTAAGCAGGGGTATCTTAACCCTGGTGCAGCTGTTTCTTATGACCCTATCACCCAGTACGTTTTACCCCCTAACGAAACGATTGTCCGTCAGGCGTTAATTGATACGATTCAGGTACAACCGCGAAGAATACTAGATTTGGGTTGTGGGACGGGTTCTACAACCTTAATGTTAAAGCAGGCATTCCCTCAAGCCGAAGTCATAGGTTTGGATTTATCGCCTTATATGCTTGTGAGGGCTTCACACAAAGCCCAAAATGCTGGTTTGGAAATTTCCTGGCGACACGGTAATGCTGAGAAAACTAGTTTTCCAGATGCTTCCTTTGACTTGGTAACCGCTTCTTTGTTATTCCACGAAACACCAACTGTAGTTTCTCAGGCAATTTTACGGGAAGCCTTCCGCTTACTAGTATCTGGCGGACAAGTGTTGATTTTGGACGGAAATCAAAAAACTATCCGACAGTTGGATTGGCTGAACAATGTTTTTGAGGAGCCGTATATTGAGGAATATGCTACCGGAAGTGTCGATGCTTGGATGGGTGCTGCAGGATTTGGCTCCGTACAAACTCGGGATGTTTGGTGGATCAATCAAGTGACAAGCGGAGTCAAGCCGATTCTGTCTAGGGATACCAGCATCCAAAGAAATGCCATGCGTTACACTCCTACACAAGGGGACACCACAGTAGATAATGGAGAGTTGCAGGGATTTCCATCACCAGCTTTTAATATACTTCCATGA
- a CDS encoding HAD family hydrolase: MSLKAILFDFNGVIINDESIHEQLIEQLLIEENLTIKPGEYRKICLGRSDRACVKELLAKRGRVVSETYLTQLLNRKAESYVREIEKITKLPLYPGLDDLIFQARSRNLKIGIVSGAIRKEIDLILNRANLAEHFKLIVAGDDITTSKPDPHGYLLAVKRLNQEYPDLNLLPEECLAIEDTFAGIQAAKQAGMQVVGVAHTYPFHMLQRQANWTIDYLSDLELERVQEVYEQKTG; the protein is encoded by the coding sequence ATGAGTCTAAAGGCGATTCTGTTTGACTTTAATGGTGTCATCATTAATGATGAATCCATTCACGAGCAACTCATAGAGCAACTTTTGATTGAGGAAAACCTGACTATAAAACCAGGTGAGTACCGCAAAATTTGTTTGGGGCGTAGCGATCGCGCCTGTGTAAAAGAATTGCTAGCCAAACGAGGGCGTGTGGTGAGTGAAACTTATCTCACTCAGTTGCTCAATCGTAAAGCAGAAAGTTATGTTCGGGAGATAGAAAAAATTACAAAATTGCCTCTATATCCTGGTTTAGACGACTTAATTTTTCAAGCGCGTTCTCGTAATTTAAAAATAGGAATCGTCAGTGGTGCTATTCGTAAAGAAATTGATTTAATACTCAATCGCGCCAACCTAGCAGAACATTTTAAACTGATTGTTGCAGGTGATGACATTACCACCAGTAAACCAGACCCGCACGGTTATTTGCTGGCAGTAAAACGGCTAAACCAGGAATATCCCGATTTAAATCTTTTGCCAGAAGAGTGTTTGGCGATAGAAGATACCTTCGCTGGTATACAAGCAGCAAAACAAGCGGGGATGCAAGTGGTTGGAGTAGCCCATACTTACCCATTCCATATGCTACAGCGCCAAGCTAACTGGACAATAGATTATCTGAGCGATTTAGAACTCGAACGGGTACAGGAAGTTTATGAGCAGAAAACTGGTTAA
- the csb2 gene encoding type I-U CRISPR-associated protein Csb2: MSVGISIQFLCGRYHATPWNHQVNEGVVEWPPSPWRILRALVAAYYRLPNPPARNELYSLLATLSECLPCYCLPEYATAHTRHYMPIVKEGKVTTTKVLDTFITLPGGVLSPDAVIQVVWQNVELNLSQQALFKQLCSQISYLGRAESWAEVQVIEEWSEAKVEFNAVPSDLKGDADLTGEKVRVLVPLSSAEMEGFKAALATVPLPTKKGKKSKWKVPKDILEALELDISDLHSSGWNGIPGTRWVSYVLPTSHSRNVQAVVTSREDKLPNFARFALASNVLPNITEVVSIGERFRQALMSSKKDENQLPLSVFSGRNSVDNNADEGDRSKPYLEGQQHAWYLPEVNARGKIDHMVIYAASGFDFNQALPKLKNLYKVWGTEGFDLQTVLVSLGQIEEYVVTSRQLDDKHFRVIGKSRKWRSLTPMVLPRHPKFYKNGNKRCIPDTSFQLDGVEHQALKLLTQLDYLNIPANSTIASDDEWLCLQRHNGETIVKVRCCDRGVLDKPAFSFQRRRYHGRGQKSSDKGYWLEIEFTEVQLGPIALGYAAHFGLGVFTPVFN, encoded by the coding sequence ATGAGTGTTGGAATTTCGATTCAATTTCTTTGCGGTCGCTACCATGCAACACCGTGGAACCATCAAGTTAATGAAGGTGTTGTTGAGTGGCCGCCGTCCCCCTGGCGCATCTTGAGGGCGTTAGTTGCAGCATACTACCGCCTACCCAATCCCCCTGCACGTAATGAATTATACAGTTTGTTAGCAACGTTAAGCGAATGCTTGCCTTGTTACTGTTTGCCTGAATATGCAACTGCTCATACGCGGCATTATATGCCGATAGTGAAGGAAGGTAAGGTTACCACAACTAAAGTCTTAGACACTTTTATTACACTACCGGGAGGAGTACTATCACCAGATGCCGTAATACAGGTAGTTTGGCAGAATGTGGAATTGAACTTGTCACAGCAAGCTTTGTTCAAGCAGCTTTGCAGCCAGATTAGTTATCTGGGACGTGCCGAATCGTGGGCAGAAGTGCAAGTTATTGAAGAATGGAGTGAGGCGAAAGTAGAATTTAATGCTGTACCTAGTGATTTGAAAGGTGACGCGGATTTGACAGGCGAGAAGGTGAGGGTATTAGTTCCCTTATCCTCTGCTGAAATGGAAGGATTTAAAGCTGCACTTGCGACTGTACCTTTACCTACTAAGAAAGGTAAAAAAAGTAAGTGGAAAGTTCCAAAGGATATATTAGAAGCATTGGAGTTGGATATCAGCGATCTGCACTCCTCAGGGTGGAATGGAATTCCCGGTACGCGCTGGGTAAGCTATGTTTTACCGACATCTCACAGTCGCAACGTGCAAGCTGTGGTGACAAGCCGTGAAGATAAACTACCGAACTTTGCTAGATTCGCACTCGCCTCGAATGTCTTACCCAATATCACTGAAGTTGTATCGATTGGCGAACGTTTTCGGCAAGCACTCATGTCATCGAAAAAAGACGAAAATCAATTACCTTTAAGCGTTTTTTCGGGAAGGAATTCTGTTGATAATAATGCTGATGAAGGCGATAGATCCAAGCCGTATCTTGAGGGACAGCAGCACGCTTGGTACTTACCTGAAGTGAATGCACGAGGAAAAATCGACCATATGGTTATTTATGCTGCAAGTGGGTTTGACTTCAACCAAGCATTACCAAAACTCAAAAATCTGTATAAAGTATGGGGAACAGAAGGATTTGACCTTCAGACGGTTTTGGTATCGCTAGGTCAAATTGAAGAGTACGTTGTGACTTCTCGACAGCTTGATGATAAACATTTTCGTGTTATTGGCAAAAGTAGAAAGTGGCGCAGTTTGACTCCAATGGTGCTACCACGTCATCCCAAATTCTATAAAAATGGTAACAAAAGATGTATTCCAGATACGAGTTTTCAGCTAGATGGAGTAGAACACCAAGCACTGAAATTATTGACTCAGCTTGATTATTTAAATATACCAGCTAATAGTACCATTGCATCAGACGATGAGTGGTTGTGTTTGCAAAGGCACAACGGCGAAACGATTGTCAAAGTTAGATGCTGCGATCGTGGTGTTTTGGATAAACCTGCCTTTTCCTTCCAAAGGCGTAGATATCATGGCAGGGGACAAAAATCATCGGATAAGGGGTACTGGTTGGAGATAGAATTTACAGAAGTACAGTTGGGACCAATCGCACTTGGGTACGCCGCACATTTTGGATTGGGTGTGTTTACCCCAGTTTTCAACTAA
- a CDS encoding type I-U CRISPR-associated protein Cas7: MDFTKLQNESRLLIEAELIPLQGTRFQPTGFPDLDAATYTLPGKEKTEMLLVESAQSVANRLEESIEKTR; encoded by the coding sequence ATGGACTTTACAAAACTTCAAAATGAATCTCGATTGCTGATTGAAGCCGAACTTATACCCCTTCAAGGTACGCGCTTTCAACCTACAGGTTTTCCCGATTTGGATGCAGCCACTTATACGCTTCCAGGAAAAGAGAAAACCGAAATGCTGTTGGTAGAATCAGCCCAAAGTGTAGCCAATCGTTTGGAAGAAAGCATAGAGAAAACCAGGTAA
- a CDS encoding IS200/IS605 family element transposase accessory protein TnpB, with the protein MTTLTYVKGLPTRAEELNSLGLTEFEMFLAAYSSVFYKAACETANHLLANKNFNKSNWNTYLQVTYGISKRHANGVISHAQGAVDASIDHRKRHIKILEGKLKSINSWITKSEKKLADSFKFYEKKNWKESKTGCRLPIASDLKTRETNWHNLHFQIHNKKRRAHQLSKQIEHLKVAPIQTVIPKDQAFVVGSKDESFGNQVCQWDGDLLKFRVPACLELRFGKYVQTQLGNFDRNINRLPKDGCKTWHFYRKDGKWNAAVQFTPSPVKRVSRHSAYGCIGIDLNPGSIGWAYVDHDGNLKAHGQIPLQMGLPSGQQDAQIVDACLQLVVLADTYACPIVCEELDFSTKKEQLRERGSKYARMLSGWAYSRFYKLLESILSNRGIYLMKVNPAYTSVIGLVKYARQYGLASDEAAALAIARRGMRLKEKMHGSITASTSVKDGKHVWSFWYQLNKILKSRVVISSRHDYYNISNWGLVVKEPESRGSCSKQQCTSN; encoded by the coding sequence ATGACAACTCTCACGTATGTGAAGGGATTACCGACAAGAGCAGAAGAATTGAATAGTTTAGGACTCACTGAGTTTGAAATGTTTCTGGCTGCTTACAGTTCGGTATTCTATAAAGCCGCGTGTGAAACAGCTAACCACCTTTTAGCGAATAAAAACTTTAATAAATCTAACTGGAACACTTATTTACAAGTTACTTACGGGATTTCAAAACGTCATGCTAATGGTGTTATTAGCCATGCTCAAGGTGCGGTGGATGCTTCTATTGATCATAGAAAGCGTCATATCAAAATTCTTGAAGGTAAACTTAAGTCTATTAACTCTTGGATAACTAAGTCTGAGAAGAAGTTAGCAGATTCCTTCAAATTTTATGAGAAAAAGAACTGGAAAGAATCTAAGACGGGATGTAGGCTACCCATAGCATCTGATTTAAAAACACGTGAAACCAATTGGCATAATCTTCACTTTCAGATTCACAACAAGAAACGACGCGCTCACCAGTTGAGTAAGCAAATTGAACATTTAAAGGTAGCACCAATTCAAACAGTTATTCCCAAAGACCAAGCTTTTGTAGTTGGTTCTAAAGATGAATCATTTGGCAATCAGGTATGTCAATGGGATGGTGATCTTCTTAAATTTCGTGTACCTGCTTGCTTGGAATTAAGGTTTGGTAAGTACGTTCAGACTCAGTTAGGTAACTTTGACCGCAACATTAACAGATTGCCCAAAGATGGTTGCAAAACATGGCACTTCTACCGTAAGGATGGTAAGTGGAATGCCGCCGTACAATTTACTCCTTCCCCAGTAAAGCGCGTCTCCAGACACTCTGCTTATGGCTGTATTGGCATTGATTTGAATCCTGGCTCAATCGGTTGGGCATATGTTGATCATGATGGTAATCTCAAAGCGCATGGACAAATTCCATTACAAATGGGACTACCATCAGGACAGCAAGATGCCCAAATTGTTGATGCTTGCTTACAATTAGTAGTATTAGCTGATACATATGCTTGTCCTATTGTCTGTGAAGAACTAGACTTTTCAACGAAAAAAGAACAACTCAGAGAACGTGGCAGCAAATATGCTCGGATGCTTTCTGGCTGGGCTTATAGTCGATTCTATAAACTACTAGAGAGCATTTTGAGTAACCGAGGAATTTACCTAATGAAGGTAAATCCTGCTTACACCAGCGTCATCGGATTGGTCAAATACGCACGTCAATATGGTTTAGCCAGTGATGAAGCAGCTGCGTTAGCGATTGCCCGACGTGGTATGCGTTTAAAAGAAAAAATGCATGGCTCCATAACCGCCTCAACTTCCGTGAAGGATGGAAAGCACGTATGGAGCTTTTGGTATCAACTGAATAAAATTCTTAAGTCTCGTGTTGTAATATCATCTCGTCATGACTATTACAACATCTCTAACTGGGGATTAGTGGTCAAGGAACCTGAGTCACGGGGCTCATGTTCCAAGCAGCAATGCACTTCTAATTGA
- the csx17 gene encoding type I-U CRISPR-associated protein Csx17, which produces MLRLSGCTPIPLSHYLKALGVLRLVVEQRFDPNAKGFWMDDSFVLATELSPNDLVQFFLYDYKPTPLVAPWNGSTGYYPKDNKKTIDAVRKSTATRLNIYRHTVQVAQQVVEDLKLTVQPKDKEEKSRLFEHLRNNLPDETVIWLDACAVITADNLKFPALTGTGGNDGNFEFSRTFMQQLQELIDFATGKPSAAAELMLRAALFDEVVPGLQFAGKIGQFNPIAAGGANAAPGYDADSRVNPWDYVFMLEGVMLFAGGVTRRYEYSDVGDFAYRF; this is translated from the coding sequence ATGCTTAGATTATCAGGTTGTACTCCAATACCACTCTCTCATTACCTCAAAGCATTGGGAGTATTGCGGCTTGTTGTCGAACAGAGGTTCGATCCCAATGCCAAGGGCTTTTGGATGGATGATTCCTTTGTACTTGCAACTGAGTTGTCACCAAATGACTTGGTACAATTTTTCCTCTACGACTATAAACCCACGCCGTTGGTTGCACCGTGGAATGGTAGTACGGGGTATTATCCCAAAGATAATAAAAAAACCATAGATGCAGTTCGTAAAAGTACTGCAACAAGATTAAATATTTACCGCCATACGGTTCAAGTCGCTCAACAGGTCGTAGAAGACCTAAAGCTCACAGTTCAACCCAAAGATAAAGAAGAAAAAAGTCGCCTGTTTGAGCACCTGCGGAATAATTTACCCGACGAAACCGTCATTTGGCTTGATGCGTGTGCAGTCATTACTGCCGATAACTTAAAGTTTCCAGCCTTGACTGGAACAGGTGGAAATGATGGAAACTTTGAATTTAGCCGTACATTTATGCAACAGTTGCAAGAGTTAATTGATTTTGCAACGGGTAAGCCAAGTGCTGCTGCAGAATTGATGCTGCGGGCGGCGCTGTTTGATGAAGTAGTGCCGGGACTGCAATTTGCGGGAAAAATTGGACAGTTTAATCCCATAGCGGCAGGAGGGGCTAATGCTGCACCTGGTTATGATGCGGATTCACGAGTTAATCCTTGGGACTACGTATTCATGCTTGAAGGTGTGATGTTGTTTGCGGGTGGCGTTACCCGTCGTTACGAGTATTCTGATGTCGGAGATTTTGCCTACCGATTCTAA
- a CDS encoding CRISPR-associated helicase/endonuclease Cas3 gives MVEFRDWFEQTSGKPPFPYQEHFATQSELPILLDVITGAGKTATVVLGWLWRRRFYPDQRIRDRTPRRLVYCLPMRTLVEQTYAEIEKWLKKAGLEGDAELHLLMGGAISKRWDIHPEKDCILVGTQDQLLSRALNRGYAMSRYRWPVQFALVNNDCLWVMDEVQLMGAGVRTTAQLQGFREKFGTYGLVASLWMSATLDSELLKTVDYQPDLNRIHRLSEEDESHPVLQKRLQAKKRLVRAETVIQGKEEDTKALASEVAKLHIPGTLTILICNRVTRAQAVYQELSHLTSDSLLLLHSRFRPCERQELNQKLYKFRVGIIVATQAIEAGIDISAKTLISELTSWFSFVQRVGRCNRYGEYSDGATVYWVDIDTHKKQLAAPYQVEFLEEARKLLSQIEEGIKDVGPLALGSVKPELKSVEGLIPRKNDLLQLFDTSTDLAGHDIDISPFIRSSNELDVAIAWRDWEEGKPKDSVSGALRQEELCRVSLRQAQAFLDRLIKNKSSAWVWDGSEGDWVKASRLYPGIAILVKRKDGGYSTTLGFTGNPTDEPNAVNAPVIKPEKDDSDWLTEIKIYITLSQHSHDVELRTEELCLKLNDSSLPVPLLKRSGRWHDLGKAHEVFQALLTDNRLDKQTGGPWAKSDKMNRGVSKRPGFRHELVSALVALQQNEPDLLAYLVAAHHGRIRMTIQPVPYEKQPDEPNRKFARGVWEGDTIPAVDLGGGLEIPEQILSLDCMTIGDVEGSSSWTARAIALLNEYGPFKLAFLETIIRVADWRASETYRNDILGETDA, from the coding sequence ATGGTTGAATTTAGAGACTGGTTTGAACAAACTAGCGGAAAGCCTCCCTTCCCGTATCAAGAACATTTCGCAACACAAAGTGAATTACCCATTTTGTTGGATGTCATCACGGGTGCAGGTAAGACTGCAACGGTTGTTTTGGGGTGGTTGTGGCGGCGTAGATTTTATCCCGACCAAAGAATTCGCGATCGCACTCCACGACGATTAGTTTATTGCTTGCCAATGCGAACTCTCGTCGAGCAAACTTATGCAGAAATTGAGAAATGGCTTAAGAAGGCAGGATTGGAAGGAGATGCTGAATTGCACTTACTTATGGGTGGTGCAATTAGCAAGCGTTGGGACATCCATCCAGAAAAAGATTGTATTCTCGTTGGTACTCAAGACCAACTGCTTAGTCGTGCTTTGAACCGGGGGTATGCAATGAGTCGATATCGCTGGCCTGTTCAGTTTGCACTTGTGAATAACGATTGCCTTTGGGTTATGGATGAAGTGCAATTGATGGGAGCAGGCGTTCGAACAACAGCACAACTGCAAGGCTTTCGTGAAAAATTTGGGACTTACGGACTCGTTGCTTCCTTGTGGATGAGCGCTACCCTTGATTCAGAATTGTTAAAAACAGTTGATTATCAGCCTGACTTGAATCGAATTCATCGTTTGAGTGAAGAAGATGAATCTCATCCAGTTCTGCAAAAGCGATTACAGGCAAAAAAGCGATTGGTGAGGGCAGAGACAGTCATTCAAGGAAAAGAAGAAGATACTAAAGCATTGGCATCTGAAGTAGCAAAATTACATATTCCAGGGACTCTAACAATTCTGATTTGCAATCGTGTCACCCGCGCCCAAGCAGTTTACCAAGAACTTTCTCATCTGACTAGTGATTCTTTATTGCTTTTGCACTCCCGGTTTCGACCTTGCGAACGACAAGAACTCAATCAGAAGCTATACAAATTTCGAGTTGGTATTATAGTTGCGACTCAGGCTATTGAAGCTGGAATTGATATCTCAGCAAAAACCTTAATATCCGAACTGACATCTTGGTTTTCCTTCGTCCAAAGAGTTGGTCGCTGCAACCGCTACGGCGAATATTCTGATGGTGCTACTGTTTATTGGGTCGATATTGACACTCATAAAAAACAGCTTGCTGCTCCCTATCAAGTAGAATTTCTGGAAGAAGCACGAAAACTGTTGAGTCAGATTGAAGAAGGGATTAAAGATGTAGGTCCACTTGCATTGGGGTCGGTTAAACCCGAACTTAAGTCGGTTGAAGGGTTAATTCCCCGGAAGAATGACCTGTTGCAACTGTTTGACACATCAACAGATTTAGCTGGACACGACATCGATATTTCTCCATTTATTCGCTCTAGCAACGAACTTGATGTAGCGATCGCATGGCGTGATTGGGAAGAAGGTAAGCCAAAAGATTCAGTATCAGGTGCTTTGCGCCAGGAAGAACTGTGTCGCGTCAGTCTTCGGCAAGCACAAGCATTTTTGGATCGCTTGATAAAAAACAAAAGTAGCGCTTGGGTTTGGGATGGGTCAGAAGGTGATTGGGTTAAGGCTTCCAGATTGTATCCGGGTATTGCCATACTTGTAAAACGCAAGGATGGTGGTTATTCAACAACACTTGGATTTACTGGCAATCCGACAGACGAACCCAATGCGGTGAATGCTCCGGTTATTAAACCTGAAAAGGATGATAGCGATTGGCTTACTGAAATAAAAATATACATTACTTTATCTCAGCATTCGCATGATGTTGAATTACGTACAGAAGAACTTTGCTTAAAATTAAATGACTCCAGCTTGCCCGTACCATTACTTAAACGCAGTGGGCGATGGCACGACTTAGGTAAAGCTCATGAAGTTTTTCAAGCACTACTGACAGACAACCGTTTAGATAAACAAACAGGCGGACCATGGGCAAAATCTGACAAAATGAATCGTGGTGTATCAAAACGTCCTGGGTTTCGCCACGAATTGGTAAGTGCATTGGTGGCGTTGCAACAGAACGAGCCAGATTTACTTGCTTATTTAGTAGCAGCACATCACGGTAGGATTCGCATGACTATTCAGCCTGTACCCTATGAAAAACAACCTGATGAACCCAATCGAAAGTTTGCACGGGGTGTTTGGGAAGGCGATACGATACCTGCTGTTGATTTAGGTGGGGGCTTAGAAATACCAGAGCAAATCTTGAGCCTAGATTGCATGACCATCGGTGATGTGGAAGGAAGTTCTTCTTGGACAGCAAGAGCGATCGCTTTACTCAACGAATACGGTCCCTTCAAACTGGCATTTCTGGAAACTATTATCCGCGTTGCTGATTGGCGTGCTTCGGAGACATATCGTAACGATATTTTAGGAGAAACCGATGCTTAG
- a CDS encoding slipin family protein: protein MWKTFYIKPNEIGILYHRSDFKKILQPGTYRYIGRHWQVKTYDLNQPEAKIENLELLLRNHSSELQQHLLVVRTAFNQAALVRLGQNWVSIAPNQLRAFWRGFIEVEPHVFNLEESLELPTEFVQQVRGIALNGLKKFQISEFEIGLLYVQNNFVRPLEPGEYGFWSQDKDVSLRTLSRIVPNPSFPLEDVLIEKHPDFVAAYCEIVQLLTYQVAIVRYQGKVISILPPCSRKLFWQGVEVEVIDISTEAKLPPRLVAELISGLPETLALSRNSLHIREVPAQHLGLLYINQEYQTQLQPGMHAWWLFGRSLQTEIFDLRYSTMEVSGQDILSKDKVPLRLNLTAGYRILDPLRAKNGLSDITSYLYKELQFALRGAVGERTLDALLEDKGAIDRSVSEYIRSKTADYGIEVDSAGVKDIILPGEIKTILSKVVEAEKTAQANGVRRREETAATRSMLNTAKVMEDNPVALRLKELEVLERIAEKIEKIQVNGSLDSILTDLIRINRQ, encoded by the coding sequence ATGTGGAAAACGTTTTATATCAAACCTAACGAAATCGGAATTTTATATCACCGAAGTGATTTTAAGAAAATTTTGCAGCCCGGTACTTACAGATATATCGGACGCCATTGGCAAGTCAAAACCTATGACCTCAACCAACCAGAAGCCAAGATTGAGAACCTCGAACTTTTGCTGCGAAACCACAGTTCCGAGTTACAACAACATCTCTTAGTCGTGCGAACAGCCTTCAACCAAGCAGCTTTAGTACGCTTGGGCCAAAATTGGGTGAGCATTGCACCCAATCAACTACGGGCTTTTTGGCGCGGTTTTATTGAGGTAGAACCTCATGTCTTCAACTTAGAAGAAAGCTTGGAATTACCAACAGAATTCGTACAGCAAGTACGCGGAATCGCCTTGAATGGACTGAAAAAGTTCCAAATCTCGGAGTTTGAGATTGGTTTGCTTTATGTGCAAAATAACTTTGTCCGACCCCTAGAACCAGGTGAGTATGGTTTTTGGTCGCAAGACAAAGATGTTTCACTGCGGACTCTTAGTCGGATTGTACCTAATCCTAGTTTTCCCCTCGAAGATGTCTTGATTGAAAAACATCCCGACTTTGTTGCGGCTTACTGTGAAATCGTACAATTACTGACTTACCAAGTAGCAATTGTGCGGTATCAAGGGAAAGTTATTTCCATCCTACCACCGTGCAGTCGCAAGCTGTTTTGGCAAGGTGTGGAAGTAGAGGTTATTGACATCAGCACTGAAGCTAAGTTGCCACCTCGCTTAGTTGCTGAGTTAATTTCAGGTTTGCCAGAAACTCTAGCTTTGAGCCGCAATTCTTTGCATATTCGCGAAGTTCCAGCTCAACACCTGGGGTTACTCTACATCAATCAAGAGTATCAAACACAACTCCAACCAGGAATGCATGCATGGTGGCTATTTGGGCGTTCTTTGCAAACGGAAATCTTTGACCTTCGTTACTCAACGATGGAAGTATCCGGTCAAGATATTCTTTCTAAAGATAAAGTGCCTTTGCGTTTGAACTTAACGGCTGGCTACCGCATTCTAGATCCACTGAGAGCCAAAAACGGTTTATCGGATATTACCAGTTACCTGTACAAAGAACTACAGTTTGCTTTGCGTGGTGCTGTTGGGGAAAGAACTCTAGATGCGTTGCTGGAAGATAAAGGTGCAATTGATAGAAGTGTCTCTGAATACATTCGCTCCAAAACAGCAGACTATGGAATTGAAGTAGATTCGGCTGGGGTGAAAGATATTATTCTCCCTGGTGAGATTAAGACGATTTTAAGCAAGGTTGTAGAAGCAGAAAAAACTGCCCAAGCTAACGGAGTCCGTCGTCGTGAAGAAACTGCTGCTACTCGCAGTATGTTGAATACCGCCAAGGTAATGGAGGATAACCCCGTGGCGTTGCGTCTGAAGGAATTGGAAGTTCTCGAACGAATTGCCGAGAAGATTGAGAAAATTCAAGTCAATGGCAGTTTGGATAGCATCTTGACGGATTTGATTCGGATTAATCGGCAGTAA
- a CDS encoding Uma2 family endonuclease, producing MSAITLQCPTLEEFLKLPESKPASEYINGEIIHKPMPKGRHSRLQGKLCAAVNQVAEDKRIAYAFPELRCSFGERSIVPDVAIFLWGRIPFLVEDEVPDNFELPPDWTIEILSPEQKPNKVIGNILHCLKYGSRLGWFIDPDDLSILVFLYEQQPLLLMGNDLLPVLPEIQLTLTVNQVFAWLKMGG from the coding sequence ATGAGCGCTATAACTCTCCAATGCCCTACCCTGGAGGAGTTTCTGAAGCTCCCAGAATCTAAGCCAGCCAGCGAATACATCAACGGTGAGATTATTCACAAGCCAATGCCGAAGGGGAGACACAGCCGCTTGCAAGGTAAACTCTGTGCAGCCGTCAATCAAGTCGCAGAAGACAAAAGAATTGCTTATGCTTTTCCCGAATTAAGGTGTAGCTTCGGGGAACGCTCAATTGTACCCGATGTGGCTATATTTCTGTGGGGACGCATACCATTTCTGGTCGAGGATGAAGTTCCTGATAACTTTGAACTCCCGCCAGATTGGACGATTGAGATTCTCTCACCAGAACAAAAACCCAACAAAGTGATTGGTAACATTCTGCACTGTCTGAAATATGGTAGTCGCCTCGGATGGTTTATTGATCCTGATGACCTAAGTATCTTAGTATTTCTCTATGAGCAACAACCTTTGCTACTTATGGGAAATGATTTATTGCCTGTGTTACCAGAAATTCAACTAACACTAACCGTCAATCAAGTGTTTGCATGGTTAAAGATGGGTGGCTAG